The proteins below are encoded in one region of Triticum aestivum cultivar Chinese Spring chromosome 1B, IWGSC CS RefSeq v2.1, whole genome shotgun sequence:
- the LOC123133334 gene encoding 26S proteasome regulatory subunit RPN13, producing MESSEPLQDIMCEFRAGKMSLEGTRVVPDTRKGLVRIGKGEEGLIHFQWLDRGQNIVEDDQIVFPDEAVFEKVTESSGRVYILKFRHDSRKFFLWMQETNADGDSQICRQVNAYINRPLDGDAISIEAEMSHEDTADDDISSRAGNLVDQSMTADMAGEVTSAAGPVRLADLQRILSSIQPSDATADPDAGLRLGDILKPDLILPLIETLPIEQLASHLPEGSWTAGDILELLQSPPLRQQLDAFTHVLQTGQIDLAQFGVDPSKYKFTVASFLEALEDSVAKASTDGGNDSKAKKDGGNDPMDES from the exons ATGGAGAGCAGTGAACCACTCCAG GATATAATGTGTGAGTTCCGTGCTGGTAAGATGTCTCTTGAGGGAACACGGGTGGTCCCAGACACACGCAAGGGGCTTGTTCGTATTGGAAAG GGTGAAGAAGGCTTGATTCATTTTCAGTGGCTTGACCGTGGACAAAACATAGTTGAAGAT GATCAAATTGTCTTCCCTGATGAGGCTGTCTTTGagaag GTAACAGAATCTTCTGGAAGGGTGTACATCTTGAAGTTCAGGCATGATAGCAGGAAATTCTTCCTATGGATGCAG GAGACAAATGCTGATGGGGACTCGCAAATATGCCGCCAAGTTAATGCCTACATAAATCGGCCCTTGG ATGGCGATGCAATTTCTATTGAGGCAGAAATGTCACACGAGGATACAGCTGATGATGACATCTCTTCCAG AGCTGGGAATTTAGTTGATCAGAGCATGACCGCTGATATGGCTGGTGAAGTGACTTCTGCCGCTGGACCTGTACGACTGGCTGACCTTCAGAGAATATTGAGTTCTATACAACCATCTG ATGCTACGGCAGATCCTGATGCTG GATTGAGACTAGGAGACATCTTGAAGCCCGATTTGATATTGCCACTAATTGAAACTTTGCCCATCGAACAGTTGGCATCACATCTTCCAGAG GGTTCTTGGACTGCTGGTGATATTCTTGAGCTGCTGCAAAGTCCTCCTTTGCGACAGCAACTGGATGCTTTTACTCAT GTGCTGCAGACTGGCCAAATAGATCTTGCTCAATTTGGGGTGGACCCTAGCAAAT ATAAGTTCACAGTTGCCTCATTCCTGGAGGCATTGGAAGACTCCGTGGCAAAAGCTTCCACAGATGGAGGCAATGATTCAAAGGCCAAGAAAGACGGTGGAAATGATCCCATGGACGAGAGTTGA
- the LOC123133342 gene encoding protease Do-like 10, mitochondrial, producing the protein MHASARLLRRLSSSYSARSLRRLPLHPSPSPPPHPSRLPPLRTVTRALLPHLAAPRFSTISCASTPSLRLGECGALGTPAIPLAENSEGEEEAESVAARHDTDAFAAVELALDSVVKVFTVSSGPNYFLPWQNKAQRESMGSGFVISGKRIVTNAHVVADHTFVLVRKHGSPAKYKAEVQAIGHECDLALLTVESEEFWEGMNSLDLGDIPFLQEAVAVVGYPQGGDNISVTKGVVSRVEPTQYAHGATQLMAIQIDAAINPGNSGGPAIMGDKVAGVAFQNLSGAENIGYIIPVPVIKRFISGVEESGKYSGFCSLGISCQATENIQIRECFGMRPEMTGVLVSRINPLSDAYEILRKDDILLEFDGVPIANDGTVPFRNRERITFDHLVSMKKPEETAVIKVLRDGKEHELNVTLRPLQPLVPVHQFDKLPSYYIFAGFVFIPLTQPYLHEFGEDWYNTSPRRLCERALRELPKKAGQQLVILSQVLMDDINVGYERLAELQVKKVNGVEVENLKHLCSIVENCTEENLRIDLDDERVIVLKFQNARLATSRILKRHRIPSAMSNDLVDEQASKETDEVGQGLLESAMSPWVAAGSSFADSVLTEGRGLQQIRRTQVLQPEL; encoded by the exons ATGCACGCCTCCGCCCGCTTGctccgccgcctctcctcttcctacTCCGCCcgctcgctccgccgcctccctctccacccATCACCCTCGCCGCCTCCACATCCATCTCGTCTGCCGCCCCTTCGAACCGTGACCCGCGCCCTCCTTCCCCACCTCGCTGCTCCCCGCTTCTCCACCATCTCTTGCGCATCCACACCCTCTCTCCGCCTAGGTGAATGCGGCGCTCTGGGAACCCCGGCGATACCGTTGGCGGAGAATtccgagggggaggaggaggcggagtctGTGGCGGCGCGGCATGACACCGACGCGTTCGCGGCGGTGGAGCTCGCGCTGGACTCGGTGGTGAAGGTGTTCACGGTGTCAAGTGGCCCTAACTACTTCCTGCCGTGGCAGAACAAGGCCCAGCGCGAGAGCATGGGCTCCG GCTTTGTAATTTCTGGAAAAAGGATCGTCACAAATGCTCATGTGGTAGCTGATCATACTTTTGTTCTTGTGAGGAAGCATGGATCACCTGCAAAGTACAAGGCGGAAGTTCAGGCTATTGGCCATGAGTGTGATTTGGCTCTTCTTACAGTTGAGAGTGAGGAGTTTTGGGAGGGGATGAACAGCTTGGATCTTGGAGACATTCCATTTTTGCAGGAAGCTGTCGCCGTGGTTGGCTACCCTCAGG GTGGAGACAATATCTCTGTCACCAAGGGGGTTGTTTCTAGAGTGGAACCAACACAGTATGCCCATGGTGCGACTCAGCTCATGGCTATACAAATAGATGCAGCTATTAATCCAGGCAATAGTGGAGGGCCTGCAATCATGGGTGATAAAGTGGCTGGAGTTGCTTTCCAAAATCTGTCAGGAGCAGAAAACATTGG GTATATTATACCTGTACCTGTAATTAAGCGTTTTATTTCTGGTGTGGAAGAGAGTGGCAAATATTCTGGGTTTTGTTCTCTTGGGATATCTTGCCAGGCCACTGAGAACATCCAAATAAGAGAGTGCTTTGGTATGCGGCCTGAAATGACTGGAGTGTTAGTCAGTAGAATAAATCCTCTGTCTGATGCTTACGAAATTTTGAGGAAAGACGATATCCTTCTCGAGTTTGATGGCGTGCCTATTGCGAATGATGGGACAG TTCCATTTCGAAATAGAGAGAGaatcacctttgatcatcttgTGTCCATGAAGAAGCCTGAAGAAACAGCCGTTATCAAAGTACTAAGAGATGGCAAAGAGCATGAATTGAATGTGACACTTAGACCT TTGCAACCTTTGGTTCCTGTACATCAATTTGATAAACTGCCCAGCTACTACatctttgctggttttgtttttatCCCGCTGACCCAGCCTTATCTCCATGAATTTGGGGAGGACTGGTACAACACTTCGCCACGTCGATTGTGTGAACGGGCACTGAGAGAACTTCCGAAGAAGGCTGGCCAACAGTTAGTAATATTATCTCAG GTCCTAATGGATGATATTAATGTTGGTTATGAAAGGCTGGCTGAACTCCAG GTAAAGAAGGTGAATGGTGTTGAGGTTGAGAATTTGAAGCATTTGTGCAGTATCGTGGAGAACTGCACTGAAGAAAACTTGAGAATTGATTTGGACGATGAGCGGGTGATCGTCCTGAAATTTCAGAACGCGAGGCTTGCCACGTCTCGGATCCTCAAGCGGCACAGGATTCCATCAGCCATGTCAAACGACCTTGTCGATGAACAAGCGAGCAAAG AGACAGATGAGGTAGGCCAAGGACTGCTGGAGTCAGCGATGAGCCCATGGGTTGCAGCAGGCTCCAGTTTTGCTGATTCAGTTTTGACAGAAGGTAGAGGTCTTCAGCAAATAAGAAGAACCCAAGTTCTTCAGCCCGAGTTGTAA
- the LOC123133352 gene encoding thioredoxin-like fold domain-containing protein MRL7L homolog, chloroplastic, whose amino-acid sequence MALRCSLPATCSTFCLTRAEHPSSRAPPARLVVSFGSCPGPRPSLGPVLAARPWALRASDPKAGRLVIGGGPRNADADSDSEDEDEGPVRMTDQERRTLRRKIREMMDRMPETQELTDPEEKKAKMRELLTKYQLVVEEEDPEWPEDAQDGMGFGLDQFFDKITIKPEKRDDADDDDAMDDGKKEVVWEDDNYIKPVRDVKTKDWDDTVFTDFGPLIVLVHNRYKRPQDNEMARTELVKAIETFWEHDMPSPRCVAVDACAEPDLVAALKVSGFPELLFTNAGKILHREKAVRSAEVLARMIAFFYYKAARPPCLSESDGQGQEKVPLMS is encoded by the exons ATGGCGCTTCGCTGCTCCCTGCCCGCGACCTGTTCGACGTTTTGCCTCACACGAGCAGAGCACCCTAGTTCGCGTGCTCCCCCCGCGCGCCTCGTCGTCAGCTTCGGCTCTTGCCCGGGACCCAGGCCGAGCCTGGGACCCGTGCTTGCCGCGCGCCCCTGGGCACTGCGTGCGAGCGACCCCAAGGCCGGCCGGCTGGTGATCGGCGGCGGGCCGCGCAACGCCGACGCCGACTCCGACTCTGAAGACGAGGACGAAGGCCCCGTGCGGATGACGGACCAGGAGCGAAGGACGCTGCGGAGGAAGATACGGGAGATGATGGACCGGATGCCGGAGACGCAGGAGCTGactgacccggaggagaagaaggccaagatgaGGGAGCTGCTGACCAAATACCAGCTGGTTGtcgaggaggaggacccggagTGGCCCGAGGACGCCCAGGACGGCATGGGCTTCGGCCTCGACCAGTTCTTCGACAAGATCACCATCAAGCCTGAGAAGAGGGATGACGCCGACGACGATGATGCTATGGATGACGGCAAGAAGGAGGTGGTCTGGGAAGATGACAACTACATCAAGCCTGTCAGGGATGTCAAGACAAAGGATTGGGACGACACCGTGTTCACGGACTTCGGCCCGTTGATTGTGCTCGTGCATAACCGGTACAAGAG ACCTCAGGACAATGAGATGGCAAGAACTGAGCTCGTAAAGGCAATCGAGACGTTTTGGGAACACGATATGCCTTCACCAAGG TGTGTTGCGGTCGACGCCTGCGCGGAGCCAGACCTCGTGGCAGCTCTGAAGGTGTCCGGTTTCCCTGAGTTGCTCTTCACCAATGCAGGGAAGATACTGCACCGAGAGAAAG CTGTCCGGTCGGCCGAGGTGTTGGCGAGGATGATAGCCTTCTTCTACTACAAGGCGGCGAGACCACCTTGCTTGAGCGAATCAGACGGCCAGGGGCAAGAGAAGGTCCCTCTGATGTCGTGA